In the genome of Methanofastidiosum sp., the window TGGAACACATGAGCATGTAATCACACATTATGGCATAAGAGCTTTGTTACCCGAAAATGTTCAAGTTGTTTCTGGCCCCGGATGTCCAGTTTGTGTCACGACACAAGGTGAAATAGAGGCTGCAGTTAAAATAGCTGAAAAAGGCGCCATTATAACTACTTATGGCGATATGATAAGGGTGCCTTCTAAGAGATCACTTTCTGATGCAAAAGCTGCAGGGCTTGATATAAAATTAGTATATAGCATTAATGATTCAATAAACCTTGCCATAGCAAATCCTAATAAAAAAATAGTTCATTTTGCTATAGGATTTGAAACAACTTGTCCCACAACTGCAGTTGCAGTTCTTAATTCTCCCAATAATTTTTATGTTTTATCTGCACATAGAGTTATTCCTCCTGCAATGGATTTATTGTTAAGCAGCGGTAAAATAAATCTTTCAGGATTCATTGATCCTGGGCATGTTTCCACAATAATTGGAACTAAACCTTATGAACCGATATCTAAAAAATTTAAAGTTCCTCAGGTAATTTGTGGGTTTGAACCAAATGATATCCTTATGGGAATCTATCTTTTATTAAAACAAATTAAAGAAAAAAGGGCAGACGTTGAAAATGAGTATATTCGTGGAGTTAGAACAGAAGGCAACACTAAAGCACAAAAATTAATGGAAAAAGTATTTGAACCTTGTGACATTCGATGGAGAGGTTTTCCAGTAATACCTGGTTCTGGCCTATCAATAAAAAATGAATTTTCTAACAAAGATGCTTACAAAGAATTTAATATAGAAATAGAAGATATTCCAGAAGAAAAAGGGTGCAGTTGTCCGGAAGTCTTAAGAGCAGAAAAAATTCCCAATGAATGCAAATTATTTGGAAATATATGTACTCCTCAAACTCCAAAAGGCCCATGCATGGTTTCAAGAGAGGGTGCATGTTACATATCTTTTAAATATGAAAAATCTTTTAGGTGAAAATATGGCAATAAAAGAGAATCCATCTTGTTCCTTCAATAAGGAATGTAAATATCCAAATATAGATAAAGAGAGTTTTTGTGATGAGATGTCCTCCTTAATAGGGGATGTCAGAATAGGAAAGGGGGTGTATGTTGCACCTTTTGTGTCATTAAGGGCAGATGAAGGTACTCCTATAGTTATAGGAGATGAAAGCAATTTACAGGATGGGGTCATTATTCATGCTTTGGAACATACTTCTGTTGAAATTGGTAAAAAAACTTCAATAGCACACGGTGCAGTTATCCATGGACCTACTAAAATTGGGGATAATTCTTTTGTTGGATTTAGGGCAGTAATTCATAGCTCAGTAATTGGAAAAGAATGCTTCATAGGGCACGGTGCAATAGTTGTAGGGGTAAAAATTGGGGATAATAAATTAGTTCCTCACGGAGCTGTAATAACTGAACAAGAAAAAGCCGACAAACTACCAAACTCAAATAAAGACTTATTCAAATTTAATGAAGGGGTGCTGAGCGTTAATGGTGAATTTGCAAGGGGGTACAGGCTTTAATGGATGTTTGCCAAATCTTGGGAGAAAAAGGCCTTGAGAAGGCTTTAGAATATTATAGCGAAGATGAATTAAATAGCATTGTAGAAAAACTAGAGCTTGAAAAACTATTGAAAATTCCAGGATTTGGTAAAAAGAAGATATTGCAAATACAAAAAGAAACATTTGAAGCAAAGACCGGTAAAAAATATGAAGATATCCTCTTTGGTGATGCTTGGGAAATATATGAAGAAATAATATCTATACTTGTATCTTACCCAAAAACTGAGAGATCAAGGAATAGATTTTACCTTTACATGCCTTTAAGAGATAAGGAATTAATATTAAAAAGATTAAACTATTGTAACAAAGCAAAAAACTTTGTTCAAAGTTTAACTAAAGAAGAAATTGATAATATTTTAGAATACCTTGAGGGTATTTCCGATTTAAAGATCCCTTCACTAAAAAAATTTAGAGACAGAGTTCTAATAACTGATGATGAGGGAATTTCAACTAAAACTAAATCAGATTACTACGATTCCATCTATATTTCTTCGCCCCATGAAACAAGGGGCGTTAGAGAAGATTATCCCCTGATATTTTATCTATATGGAAAAGATTCAAAACTTTATGACACACTTTCAGAAATATCTGATTTCTCAATAAATATTGATGATTTTTCTATCAGAGATATTGTCCCTGAACTTTATATTGAACGCTTCATTGAAAATGCTCAGAAAATAAAACTTGCCCTTGAAATGTACAAAATACTTTATCAAATCAAAAATAGTAGAGGAATATCTACAGATGATGGAGCAAAGTTGAATGATCACGTTCAAAAACTCCAAAAGATTTCTGATAGAGTTGAATCTTTTTCTAAAGGTAATTTCCCAGATGAGCGATTAAACAAACTAAAGGAAGCATTGAATCTTGAAGAGATGGTAAAAACAAAAGAGAAAGAAATCAATGAGAGATTCTCTAAAATTATTGAAAATCAGGATATAGGTATAGCAGGCAAAGATATATTGTCAATGCTTTCTGATATAAAACATTCGGACCCTCTGAAAGCTTTTCAAAGTTATATCCCAAAACAACTTGAGGATGCCTATAGAAAAATACTAAAGGAATCAATTGATGAGCTCAATAATAAAACTGGATTAGAAGTTTCAGAGCTTTTCCCAGAAGAGGTATCATTTCCGATAGAGGCAAACAGAAATGAGTTATTTGAAATTAAAGAAAATATACGTAAGGAAATATCCAAGAGAGAATTTGAAATTAAGAAAGAAATGATGGATATATCTGAATTATGGGAGTTTTTAATTCAGAGAGTTGAAGAGTGTTATGACATTGATTTTTTTGTAGCAATGGGAAGATTTGCAGTTGAAAATAACCTCTTGATGCCCCAAATATCTGAAAAAGGCTTAAGCTTTAGAAATGGCAAAAATGTTTTGATTCAAAATCCAATTCCAATTAATTATAAGATTGGAACTACAGATGACACTATGAGCGGAAATGAAAATGTCATTATATTAACTGGTGCTAACTCAGGAGGTAAAACTACTCTATTAAAATTGGCACTTATAATTCAGATTCTTTTTCAAATGGGATTCTTAGTCCCTGCAGATAATTCATATACTTCTATTTTTGATGAAGTAGGATTCTTATCAAAACATAGGGGCGAATCAAGAGGGGCATTTGAAACTAGCCTTAAAAGACTAGTACCATTAGCAATTGAAGAAAAAAAGAGATTGTTATTGGTGGATGAACTTGAAGCAATTACTGAGCCCGGGTCAGCAGCTAAGATAATAGGGACTTTTCTAAATTATTTGAGAACTTCAAATACAGTGTGCGTTATAGTTACCCATCTTGGGGAAGATATAATATCCTCCATCAAGTCAATTGAAGGTAAGTTGCCAGAAGATATGAGGGTCGATGGGATAGAAGCAAAGGGATTAGATGAATCATTAGAATTGATAGTTGAGAGACAACCCGTCTTCTACAAACCTGGAAAAAGTACTCCAGAATTAATTGTTGAAAGACTCTCCAAAACAACTAATGGGAAAGAAAAGGAAATATACCAGAAGATGGTTGATGTACTAAGGCAGAAACCATAAACCTTTTTAATTAGATAACTCTTGTTTTCTTATGGGAGTATACCAGCCGCAAGACTATGTAATCTACATAGGAATTCTATTAGTTTTATTATCTCTTGCATTAAAATTTCTTTTCAATAAAATTAAAA includes:
- a CDS encoding carbonate dehydratase produces the protein MAIKENPSCSFNKECKYPNIDKESFCDEMSSLIGDVRIGKGVYVAPFVSLRADEGTPIVIGDESNLQDGVIIHALEHTSVEIGKKTSIAHGAVIHGPTKIGDNSFVGFRAVIHSSVIGKECFIGHGAIVVGVKIGDNKLVPHGAVITEQEKADKLPNSNKDLFKFNEGVLSVNGEFARGYRL
- the hypD gene encoding hydrogenase formation protein HypD, whose product is MDLYKDRSASDTIIRKISEISKDVGNVKLCHVCGTHEHVITHYGIRALLPENVQVVSGPGCPVCVTTQGEIEAAVKIAEKGAIITTYGDMIRVPSKRSLSDAKAAGLDIKLVYSINDSINLAIANPNKKIVHFAIGFETTCPTTAVAVLNSPNNFYVLSAHRVIPPAMDLLLSSGKINLSGFIDPGHVSTIIGTKPYEPISKKFKVPQVICGFEPNDILMGIYLLLKQIKEKRADVENEYIRGVRTEGNTKAQKLMEKVFEPCDIRWRGFPVIPGSGLSIKNEFSNKDAYKEFNIEIEDIPEEKGCSCPEVLRAEKIPNECKLFGNICTPQTPKGPCMVSREGACYISFKYEKSFR